A window of Blastomonas sp. SL216 contains these coding sequences:
- a CDS encoding DUF2807 domain-containing protein: MTRWWIAVAAASVLWPNAVSAAERRYTLANFDKVRIEGDVAVEITSDAAPRAIASGDSRALEALTVEVQGGTLLIRRARTNAPVERRARRTTPDALPLVRVGARSVQALTLRGHGSARLDRLVGAKPSATVDGNGSAEIGAVKAEALAVTVTGSGSLKIAGDADTARTMMLGDGLFDAKGLKLSALDFTSEGPVRARMLVNGPARIVANGDAEISVRGKAACTVRQTGNGRIDCGEGETPR, from the coding sequence ATGACGCGGTGGTGGATTGCGGTGGCGGCAGCATCCGTGCTTTGGCCGAATGCGGTCTCGGCAGCAGAACGACGCTATACCCTGGCCAATTTCGACAAGGTGCGGATCGAAGGCGATGTCGCGGTGGAAATCACATCGGACGCCGCGCCGCGCGCCATTGCCAGCGGCGATTCACGCGCGCTCGAGGCGCTGACTGTCGAGGTGCAGGGTGGCACGCTGCTGATCCGCCGGGCGCGGACCAACGCCCCGGTCGAACGGCGCGCACGGCGGACCACGCCCGATGCGCTGCCGCTGGTCCGGGTCGGCGCGCGCAGCGTGCAGGCGCTGACCCTGCGCGGCCATGGCAGCGCGCGGCTCGACCGGCTGGTGGGGGCCAAGCCCAGCGCCACGGTCGATGGCAATGGATCGGCAGAGATTGGTGCCGTCAAGGCAGAGGCGCTGGCCGTGACCGTCACCGGCAGCGGCAGCCTGAAGATCGCAGGGGACGCTGATACGGCGCGCACGATGATGCTGGGCGATGGGCTGTTCGATGCCAAGGGCCTGAAGCTGTCGGCGCTGGATTTCACCAGCGAAGGCCCGGTGCGTGCCCGCATGCTGGTCAACGGCCCCGCGCGCATCGTGGCCAATGGCGATGCCGAGATAAGCGTGCGCGGCAAGGCGGCCTGCACCGTGCGCCAGACCGGCAATGGCCGGATCGATTGTGGCGAGGGTGAAACGCCGCGTTGA
- a CDS encoding UvrD-helicase domain-containing protein, with protein sequence MNDLAPASEFPPPSASDPGYLQGLNTPQREAVLSSEGPVLVLAGAGTGKTAALTARLAHLIATRRAWPSEILAVTFTNKAAREMRERVGKIIGEAVEGMPWLGTFHSIGAKMLRRHAELVGLQSNFTIIDTDDQLRLLKQLIQAADIDDKRWPARQLAGCIDRWKNKGLNPHELDAAESELYANGRGQELYTAYQDRLKALNACDFGDLLLHMLTLLKTDRAVLETYQQKFKYILVDEYQDTNSSQYLWLRLMAQARKNICCVGDDDQSIYSWRGAEVANILRFEKDFPGARIIRLEQNYRSTPHILGAASGLIASNSDRLGKTLWTEVDAGQKVRVLGIWDGPEEARRIGEELERLAREGTSLDKTAILVRASFQTREFEDRFIAIGMPYRIIGGFRFYERAEIRDALAYLRVVNQPADDLAFERIFNTPKRGLGDKALEKVHRLARATGLPLAAAAFQILDSDELPARARTALTALMRGIARWRDLLATMNPADLARQILDESGYTQVLQAERSVEASGRLENLSELARAMEEYESLGDFLEHVSLVMDNEASADEAKVTMMTIHGAKGLEFDHVFLAGWEEGVFPSQRALDEGGLASLEEERRLAYVAITRARVSCTILHAANRRIYGQWTSSIPSRFIGELPPEHVEEESSLTGGASLWRAGLSERDDPFAHLARDPDRAARRGPGWQRAAQVPGGFNAAPQRVAEARSSAISLGNAGRSDVAIGTRVFHQKFGYGLVAEKEGNKLEIDFENSGRKRVIDSFISLA encoded by the coding sequence GTGAACGATCTCGCCCCCGCATCCGAATTTCCGCCGCCATCGGCATCTGACCCCGGCTATCTCCAGGGGCTCAACACGCCGCAGCGCGAAGCTGTGCTGTCGTCCGAGGGCCCGGTGCTGGTGCTGGCGGGCGCAGGCACCGGCAAGACTGCGGCGCTGACCGCGCGGCTGGCGCATCTGATCGCGACGCGCCGCGCATGGCCGTCCGAAATCCTTGCGGTCACCTTCACCAACAAGGCCGCGCGCGAGATGCGCGAGCGCGTAGGAAAGATCATCGGCGAGGCGGTGGAGGGCATGCCGTGGCTGGGCACCTTCCATTCGATCGGCGCGAAGATGCTGCGCCGCCATGCCGAGCTGGTCGGGCTGCAGAGCAATTTCACCATCATCGATACCGATGATCAGCTGCGGCTGCTCAAGCAGCTGATCCAGGCCGCCGATATCGACGACAAGCGCTGGCCCGCGCGCCAGCTCGCAGGCTGTATCGACCGGTGGAAGAACAAGGGGCTCAATCCGCACGAGCTGGATGCCGCCGAGAGCGAGCTCTATGCCAATGGGCGCGGACAGGAGCTGTACACCGCCTATCAGGACCGGCTGAAGGCGCTCAACGCCTGCGATTTCGGCGATCTGTTGCTGCACATGCTGACGCTGCTGAAGACCGACCGCGCGGTGCTGGAGACCTATCAGCAGAAGTTCAAATATATCCTGGTCGACGAATATCAGGACACCAATTCCAGCCAGTATCTGTGGCTTCGCCTGATGGCGCAGGCACGCAAGAATATCTGCTGTGTCGGCGATGACGACCAGTCGATCTATTCGTGGCGGGGCGCGGAGGTGGCGAACATCCTGCGGTTCGAAAAGGATTTTCCGGGCGCGCGGATCATCCGGCTCGAGCAGAATTACCGCTCCACCCCGCACATATTGGGCGCAGCGTCCGGGCTGATCGCCTCGAACAGCGACCGGCTCGGCAAGACGCTGTGGACCGAGGTCGATGCCGGGCAGAAGGTGCGCGTGCTCGGCATTTGGGATGGGCCGGAAGAGGCGCGGCGGATCGGCGAGGAGCTCGAACGGCTGGCGCGCGAAGGCACCAGCCTCGACAAGACCGCGATCCTGGTGCGCGCCTCGTTCCAGACCCGCGAGTTCGAGGACCGGTTCATCGCCATCGGCATGCCATACCGCATCATTGGGGGCTTCCGCTTCTACGAACGCGCCGAAATCCGCGATGCGCTGGCCTATCTGCGCGTGGTCAACCAGCCGGCGGACGATCTGGCGTTCGAGCGGATCTTCAATACGCCCAAAAGGGGCCTGGGCGACAAGGCGCTGGAAAAGGTGCACCGGCTGGCGCGGGCGACCGGGCTGCCACTGGCCGCCGCCGCCTTCCAGATCCTGGATAGCGACGAGCTGCCCGCGCGGGCGCGGACCGCGCTCACCGCGCTGATGCGCGGGATTGCCCGCTGGCGCGACCTGCTCGCCACGATGAACCCGGCGGACCTGGCGCGGCAGATTCTCGACGAATCGGGCTATACCCAGGTGCTGCAGGCCGAACGCTCGGTCGAAGCCTCCGGAAGGCTCGAGAACCTGTCCGAACTCGCCCGCGCGATGGAGGAATATGAAAGCCTGGGCGACTTCCTGGAGCATGTCAGCCTGGTGATGGACAATGAGGCGAGCGCGGACGAGGCCAAGGTCACGATGATGACCATCCATGGCGCCAAGGGTCTCGAATTCGACCATGTCTTCCTTGCCGGATGGGAAGAGGGCGTGTTTCCCTCGCAGCGTGCGCTTGACGAGGGCGGGCTGGCCAGCCTGGAGGAAGAGCGCCGCCTGGCCTATGTCGCGATCACCCGCGCGCGGGTCAGCTGCACGATCCTGCACGCGGCCAACCGGCGCATCTATGGCCAGTGGACGAGCTCGATCCCCTCGCGCTTCATCGGCGAACTTCCGCCCGAGCATGTCGAGGAGGAAAGCTCGCTCACCGGCGGCGCGTCGCTGTGGCGCGCGGGGCTTTCGGAGCGTGACGATCCGTTCGCGCATCTGGCGCGTGATCCTGATCGCGCGGCGCGCCGGGGCCCCGGCTGGCAGCGCGCGGCGCAGGTACCCGGCGGCTTCAACGCGGCGCCGCAGCGGGTTGCCGAGGCGCGGTCGAGCGCGATCAGCCTCGGCAATGCCGGGCGCAGCGATGTCGCCATCGGCACCCGCGTCTTCCACCAGAAATTCGGCTATGGACTGGTCGCCGAAAAGGAAGGCAACAAGCTGGAGATCGACTTCGAGAATTCCGGCCGCAAGCGGGTGATCGACAGCTTTATCAGCCTGGCCTGA
- the recF gene encoding DNA replication/repair protein RecF, which produces MALSSLSLTQFRNHEATRLQAGARFNVIWGDNGAGKTNILEAISLLAPGRGMRRAAIEQMARQQGPGCFAIAAALREEEVRIGTGTAADSPSRRQVRVNGAAAAANSLADWLAVVWLTPAMDRLFLESAGGRRRFLDRLVLALHPAHARHAARYEAAMRERNRLLAADRPADPGWIDALEVRMAEHGAAIAAARADTLEALDVQIGALEAGPFAQPTLALERKGPSDADALAAALRAGRSRDKAAGRALAGPHRDDPIVTMRQKGQAAALCSTGEQKAMLIAIILAHADLVAERRGSRLILLLDEVAAHLDPARRAALYEQLADRSGQVWMTGTDASLFDAVPIAGRANWCVSAGVANIGDG; this is translated from the coding sequence ATGGCGCTTTCCTCCCTCTCTCTCACCCAGTTCCGCAACCATGAGGCGACCCGGCTTCAGGCGGGGGCGCGGTTCAACGTGATCTGGGGCGATAACGGCGCGGGCAAGACCAATATTCTCGAGGCGATATCGCTGCTCGCGCCGGGCCGGGGCATGCGCCGGGCCGCTATCGAGCAGATGGCGCGCCAGCAGGGCCCCGGCTGCTTTGCCATCGCCGCTGCGCTGCGCGAGGAAGAGGTGCGCATCGGCACCGGCACGGCTGCGGACAGCCCGTCGCGGCGGCAGGTGCGCGTCAATGGTGCGGCGGCGGCGGCCAACAGCCTGGCCGACTGGCTGGCAGTGGTGTGGCTGACCCCGGCAATGGACCGGTTGTTCCTGGAGAGCGCTGGCGGACGCAGGCGGTTTCTCGACCGGCTGGTGCTGGCGCTGCACCCGGCGCATGCCCGCCATGCTGCGCGCTACGAGGCCGCGATGCGCGAGCGCAACCGGCTGCTGGCCGCCGATCGTCCTGCCGATCCGGGCTGGATCGACGCGCTGGAGGTCCGCATGGCCGAGCATGGCGCGGCGATCGCGGCGGCGCGAGCCGATACGCTCGAAGCGCTCGACGTGCAGATCGGGGCGCTCGAGGCTGGGCCCTTCGCCCAGCCCACACTCGCGCTGGAGCGCAAGGGGCCGAGCGATGCGGACGCGCTGGCCGCGGCGCTGCGTGCAGGCCGGTCGCGCGACAAGGCCGCGGGCCGCGCGCTGGCCGGGCCGCACCGCGATGACCCGATCGTCACGATGCGGCAGAAGGGCCAGGCCGCTGCGCTCTGTTCCACCGGCGAGCAGAAGGCGATGCTGATCGCGATCATCCTGGCGCATGCCGATCTGGTCGCCGAGCGGCGCGGCAGCCGGTTGATCCTACTGCTCGACGAGGTCGCCGCGCATCTCGACCCGGCGCGCCGCGCAGCGCTCTATGAGCAGCTTGCCGACCGATCCGGCCAGGTATGGATGACGGGCACCGATGCCTCGCTGTTTGACGCCGTACCGATCGCAGGCCGCGCCAACTGGTGCGTCAGTGCAGGGGTGGCGAACATCGGCGATGGCTGA
- a CDS encoding PspC domain-containing protein, with product MNNRSFHLDKSNGKLMGVCSGIANYFDWDVNLIRIAFVLAALFGIGAPVLIYLVIGLIASDR from the coding sequence ATGAACAACCGCTCTTTCCATCTCGACAAGTCGAACGGCAAGCTGATGGGCGTCTGCTCGGGCATCGCCAACTATTTCGACTGGGACGTGAACCTGATCCGCATCGCCTTCGTGCTCGCCGCCTTGTTCGGCATCGGCGCACCGGTGCTGATCTATCTGGTCATCGGCCTGATCGCTTCCGACCGCTGA
- a CDS encoding class I SAM-dependent methyltransferase — MPRLITFCCGQPAIAKARSRIVPRAQGSVLELGCGGGINLDHYDRARVSALAGVDPSPQLLDTARDKARARGFDADFRAGYAEHLPFADGAFDTVLTTFTLCSVRDPQAALGEMRRVLKPGGTILFLEHGAAPDPEPARWQQRIEPMWKRIAGGCHLTRPVARSFADQGFRLHGCDSRYMPKTPRFLGWIEMGEARL; from the coding sequence ATGCCGCGCCTCATTACCTTTTGCTGCGGGCAACCGGCGATTGCCAAGGCGCGCAGCCGCATCGTGCCGCGCGCACAGGGCAGCGTGCTGGAACTCGGCTGTGGCGGCGGCATCAATCTCGATCACTATGACCGCGCGCGCGTGTCGGCGCTGGCCGGGGTCGATCCCTCGCCGCAACTGCTCGATACCGCGCGCGACAAGGCGCGTGCGCGCGGGTTCGATGCCGATTTCCGCGCGGGCTATGCCGAACATCTGCCCTTTGCCGATGGCGCATTCGATACCGTGCTGACCACCTTCACCCTGTGTTCGGTGCGCGATCCCCAGGCGGCACTGGGCGAAATGCGGCGCGTCCTCAAGCCTGGCGGCACGATCCTGTTCCTGGAACATGGCGCGGCGCCCGATCCCGAGCCCGCCCGCTGGCAGCAGCGGATCGAGCCGATGTGGAAACGCATCGCCGGCGGCTGTCACCTGACCCGCCCGGTCGCGAGAAGCTTTGCCGATCAGGGCTTTCGCCTGCACGGCTGCGACAGCCGCTACATGCCCAAGACGCCGCGCTTTCTGGGGTGGATCGAGATGGGAGAGGCCCGGCTATGA
- a CDS encoding substrate-binding domain-containing protein — protein MQELAELAGVSVSTVSRALAGKTIINAKTRERVVELARLHGFKPNQVAQNLRLRRAQAIGVVMPMGHEVDQHPSDPFFMTMLGYLADALTERNFDLLLSRVIPSGTSWLDDLLDSGRVDGAIVIGQSDQMAVLEAAAERHRALMVWGASIEGQRHVTVGSDNVRGGLIAGRHLIERGKRKLLFLGNPSPPEFGQRQQGFLQACAEAGLADRVHTLPIHLTSEAAYSAASAFLDENPGIDGIFAASDVVAMSALRALAERGLSVPGDVAVVGYDDIILAAHTTPPLTTIRQDLQAGAKMLVDMVFRQIDGEICEPVLLEPELIIRASS, from the coding sequence ATGCAGGAGCTCGCGGAGCTCGCTGGAGTTTCAGTGTCCACGGTATCGCGGGCATTGGCAGGCAAGACGATCATCAACGCCAAGACGCGCGAACGCGTGGTCGAACTGGCGCGGTTGCATGGTTTCAAGCCGAATCAGGTCGCGCAGAATCTGCGTCTGCGCCGCGCGCAGGCGATCGGCGTGGTGATGCCGATGGGGCATGAGGTGGATCAGCATCCATCCGACCCGTTCTTCATGACCATGCTGGGCTATCTGGCCGATGCGCTGACCGAGCGGAACTTCGACCTGCTGCTGTCGCGCGTCATTCCTTCGGGCACCAGCTGGCTGGACGACCTGCTCGATTCCGGGCGCGTCGACGGGGCGATCGTGATCGGCCAGTCGGACCAGATGGCAGTACTCGAAGCGGCAGCCGAACGTCACCGGGCGCTGATGGTCTGGGGGGCCAGCATCGAGGGCCAGCGTCATGTCACCGTTGGATCGGACAATGTGCGCGGCGGCCTGATCGCGGGGCGGCATCTGATCGAGCGCGGCAAGCGCAAGCTGCTGTTCCTGGGCAATCCCAGCCCGCCCGAATTCGGCCAGCGTCAGCAGGGGTTCCTCCAGGCCTGTGCCGAAGCGGGGCTCGCGGACCGGGTGCATACGCTGCCGATCCACCTCACATCAGAGGCCGCCTATAGCGCGGCGAGTGCGTTTCTCGACGAGAATCCCGGCATTGACGGCATCTTCGCCGCCTCGGACGTCGTCGCGATGAGCGCCTTGCGCGCCCTGGCCGAGCGCGGCCTTTCGGTGCCTGGCGATGTCGCGGTGGTCGGCTATGACGACATCATCCTGGCAGCGCATACCACGCCGCCGCTCACCACCATCCGGCAGGATCTGCAGGCCGGCGCGAAGATGCTGGTCGATATGGTGTTCCGCCAGATCGATGGCGAGATTTGCGAGCCGGTGCTGCTGGAGCCCGAACTGATCATCCGCGCCAGCAGCTAG
- a CDS encoding alpha/beta hydrolase, which yields MAEAQIIYFHGLPGSADELGLFGADIKSRTDGFHVVARTGSGAGHSAADYFAQLADDIRHLFPGVPLHLIGFSLGASAALRTAPHLGAQVHHIDLISAAAPLDLGDYLGSMAGAPVFRMAAASPLMFGLMTRMQAAMARWLPAQMFRMLFATAQGADGALAESPAFEAAMQQVLRAALNEGSQGYRREILHYVGDWSALLAEVDAPVAIFHGEEDNWSPPAMADDLAHKLSRCVQLEKLPGLSHYSALQAYLSRR from the coding sequence ATGGCTGAGGCACAGATCATCTATTTTCACGGGCTGCCGGGCAGTGCGGACGAACTCGGCCTGTTTGGCGCGGACATCAAGAGCCGCACCGACGGATTCCATGTCGTGGCGCGCACCGGATCCGGCGCGGGACATTCGGCTGCAGATTACTTCGCTCAGCTCGCGGACGACATTCGGCACCTGTTTCCCGGCGTGCCGCTGCACCTGATCGGTTTCTCGCTGGGGGCGAGCGCAGCGCTGCGCACCGCGCCGCATCTGGGTGCGCAGGTGCACCATATCGATCTCATATCAGCAGCAGCCCCGCTCGACCTTGGCGACTATCTGGGCAGCATGGCGGGCGCTCCGGTGTTCCGCATGGCGGCAGCGAGCCCGCTGATGTTCGGGCTGATGACCAGAATGCAGGCGGCCATGGCAAGATGGCTGCCCGCGCAGATGTTCAGGATGCTGTTTGCCACGGCGCAAGGGGCCGATGGTGCGCTGGCAGAATCGCCCGCATTTGAGGCCGCGATGCAACAGGTGCTGCGCGCCGCGCTGAACGAGGGGTCTCAAGGCTATCGCCGCGAAATCCTGCATTATGTCGGTGACTGGTCCGCGCTGCTGGCCGAGGTCGATGCGCCGGTGGCGATCTTCCATGGCGAGGAGGACAATTGGTCACCGCCGGCCATGGCAGACGATCTGGCGCATAAGCTCAGCCGATGCGTGCAACTGGAAAAGCTGCCCGGCCTGTCCCATTATTCGGCGCTGCAGGCCTATCTCTCCCGGCGCTGA
- a CDS encoding helix-turn-helix domain-containing protein: MIMAHSSPTKLREPLAEIAACCSLPQALETMGERWSFMILRASFNGLHHFEEFLEELGIARNILSNRLTRLVESGILKRAPCVDDRRKIEYRLTDKGLDLLPTMIALRQWGEKWESGVPSNPVLVDERDRRPIQPISIRAHDGRVLTHHDLCWIDIADLNAAEGDDADHDGVVKRIATI, from the coding sequence ATGATCATGGCCCACAGCTCTCCCACCAAATTGCGCGAACCGCTGGCGGAAATTGCAGCCTGTTGCAGCCTGCCCCAGGCGCTGGAGACGATGGGTGAGCGCTGGTCATTCATGATCCTGCGCGCCTCTTTCAACGGCCTGCACCATTTCGAGGAGTTCCTGGAGGAGCTCGGCATCGCCCGGAATATCCTGTCCAACCGCCTGACCCGGCTGGTGGAGAGCGGCATCCTGAAGCGCGCGCCCTGTGTCGATGACCGCCGCAAGATCGAATATCGGCTGACCGACAAGGGACTGGACCTGCTGCCAACGATGATCGCACTACGCCAATGGGGCGAGAAATGGGAAAGCGGCGTGCCGTCCAATCCGGTGCTGGTCGACGAGCGTGATCGCCGTCCGATCCAGCCGATCTCGATCCGCGCGCATGATGGCCGCGTGCTGACGCATCACGATCTGTGCTGGATCGATATTGCCGATCTCAACGCCGCCGAAGGCGACGATGCCGATCACGATGGCGTCGTAAAGCGCATCGCCACGATCTGA
- a CDS encoding DUF2807 domain-containing protein, with the protein MAIKWKHALVVTAAVIALAGCNMADSAERMVEDASAGSDEGWTSQWSGEPFDRIKLAGPDSLTFTTEGDHAVTATGDAKALEKLEFRVRDGELRIRRKSSTWTFGDSGEALIKVSAPALRGLVIAGSGSAKVDRMESDEVKLSIAGSGDVDIAALTAKKLDSAIAGSGSLRLAGSADNTEISIAGSGSVLGERFASPTVDISIAGSGDVTMASDGNVEASLMGSGDVTIKGKARCKSSAMGSGTITCG; encoded by the coding sequence ATGGCCATCAAATGGAAGCACGCCCTGGTCGTCACCGCAGCCGTTATCGCACTGGCCGGGTGCAATATGGCCGACAGCGCCGAACGGATGGTCGAGGATGCATCGGCGGGATCGGACGAAGGCTGGACCAGCCAATGGTCGGGCGAACCGTTTGACCGGATCAAGCTGGCAGGGCCCGACAGCCTGACCTTCACCACCGAAGGCGACCATGCGGTCACCGCGACCGGTGATGCCAAGGCGCTGGAAAAGCTGGAATTCCGTGTCCGCGACGGCGAGCTGCGCATCCGCCGCAAATCGTCCACCTGGACCTTCGGCGATTCGGGCGAGGCGCTGATCAAGGTGAGCGCACCCGCGTTGCGCGGGCTGGTCATCGCCGGATCGGGATCGGCCAAGGTCGACCGGATGGAAAGCGACGAGGTCAAGCTGAGCATCGCCGGGTCCGGCGATGTCGATATTGCCGCGCTGACCGCCAAGAAGCTCGACAGCGCCATCGCAGGCAGCGGCTCGCTGCGCCTGGCGGGCAGTGCCGACAATACCGAAATCTCGATTGCAGGCTCGGGCAGCGTGCTGGGCGAGCGCTTTGCCAGCCCCACCGTCGACATCTCGATCGCAGGGTCTGGCGATGTCACCATGGCATCCGATGGCAATGTCGAGGCGAGCCTGATGGGATCGGGCGACGTCACCATCAAGGGCAAGGCCAGGTGCAAGAGCAGCGCCATGGGATCGGGCACGATCACCTGCGGCTGA
- a CDS encoding bifunctional (p)ppGpp synthetase/guanosine-3',5'-bis(diphosphate) 3'-pyrophosphohydrolase has translation MLRQYELVERVKDYDPDADEALINRAYVFSVQKHGSQKRASGDPYFSHPIEVAGLMTDLKMDVETIITALLHDTVEDTLTTIEEVERLFGPKVAEMVDGVTKLSKIEAQTENERAAENLRKFLLAMSNDLRVLLVKLADRLHNMRTLKFISSADKRKRIARETMDIFAPLAERVGMYEYMREMQMLSFRELEPEAYETIVGRLDQIKASGENQVENIAESLKTELAAHGLTAEISGREKHPYSIWRKMAERHVSFEQMTDIIAFRVIVDSIEDCYAALGHIHRKWKMIPGRFKDYISTPKRNGYRSLHTAIIHGQSMRVEIQIRTHEMHRQSEFGLAAHWAYKQGGTRPDGQAGWIRDLIEILDTAQDADELLEHTRMAMYQDRIFAFTPKGALHQLPKGATAVDFAYAVHTNLGNKAVGVLINGRNVPLRTPLANGDIVEILKSEGQEPQTSWLGFVTTGKARAAIRRYVRDKEREETAAMGRVIFDEIAGRLPVKIGKKALKQALERLGLEDETELMLAVGKNQISDVALMDALVPGSSSEQTALREFPSQDRAISIQGLTPGVAFQLAECCHPVPGDRIVGLRRQGQHIEVHTIDCLNLVSGVDADWIDLSWGGDSDGATARIRAILYNRPGTLADMAGIFSHHKANIVNLKLTNRDQPFHTYESDLEVHDVGHLMQIIMALRASESVARAERI, from the coding sequence GTGCTGAGACAATATGAACTGGTAGAGCGGGTCAAGGACTATGACCCCGATGCGGATGAGGCGCTGATCAATCGCGCCTATGTGTTTTCCGTGCAGAAGCATGGCAGCCAGAAACGCGCCAGCGGCGACCCCTATTTCAGCCACCCCATCGAGGTTGCAGGTCTGATGACCGACCTGAAGATGGACGTGGAAACGATTATCACCGCGCTGCTCCACGACACGGTGGAAGACACGCTGACCACGATCGAGGAGGTCGAGCGCCTGTTCGGCCCCAAGGTTGCCGAGATGGTCGATGGCGTCACCAAGCTGTCCAAGATCGAGGCGCAGACCGAGAACGAGCGCGCGGCCGAGAATTTGCGCAAGTTCCTGCTCGCCATGTCGAACGACCTGCGCGTGCTGCTGGTCAAGCTCGCCGACCGGCTGCACAACATGCGCACGCTAAAGTTCATCTCCAGCGCCGACAAGCGCAAGCGCATCGCCCGCGAGACGATGGATATCTTCGCGCCGCTGGCAGAGCGCGTCGGCATGTACGAATATATGCGCGAAATGCAGATGCTCTCGTTCCGCGAGCTTGAGCCCGAAGCCTATGAAACGATTGTCGGCAGGCTCGACCAGATCAAGGCGAGCGGCGAAAACCAGGTCGAGAATATCGCGGAATCGCTCAAGACAGAGCTTGCCGCGCATGGCCTGACCGCAGAGATCAGCGGGCGCGAGAAGCATCCCTATTCGATCTGGCGCAAGATGGCCGAGCGGCATGTTTCGTTCGAGCAGATGACCGACATCATCGCCTTTCGCGTCATCGTCGACAGCATCGAGGATTGCTACGCCGCGCTCGGCCATATCCACCGCAAGTGGAAGATGATTCCGGGCCGGTTCAAGGATTATATCTCCACCCCCAAGCGCAACGGCTATCGCTCGCTGCACACCGCGATCATCCATGGTCAGTCGATGCGCGTCGAGATCCAGATCCGCACGCACGAGATGCATCGGCAGAGCGAATTCGGCCTCGCGGCGCACTGGGCGTACAAGCAGGGCGGCACCCGGCCCGATGGCCAGGCCGGCTGGATCCGCGACCTCATCGAAATTCTCGATACCGCGCAGGATGCCGACGAGCTGCTCGAGCATACCCGCATGGCGATGTATCAGGACCGCATCTTCGCCTTCACCCCCAAGGGCGCGCTGCACCAGCTGCCCAAGGGCGCGACGGCGGTGGACTTTGCCTATGCGGTCCACACCAATCTGGGCAACAAGGCAGTGGGCGTGCTGATCAACGGCCGCAACGTCCCGCTGCGCACCCCGCTCGCCAATGGCGATATCGTCGAGATCCTCAAATCCGAAGGGCAGGAGCCGCAGACCAGCTGGCTCGGCTTCGTCACCACCGGCAAGGCGCGTGCGGCGATCCGCCGCTATGTCCGCGACAAGGAACGCGAGGAAACCGCCGCGATGGGCCGGGTGATCTTTGACGAGATCGCCGGGCGGCTGCCGGTCAAGATTGGCAAGAAGGCGCTGAAACAGGCGCTGGAACGGCTTGGCCTGGAAGACGAGACCGAGCTGATGCTGGCGGTGGGCAAGAACCAGATCAGCGATGTCGCGCTGATGGACGCGCTGGTCCCCGGCAGCAGCAGCGAGCAGACGGCGCTGCGCGAATTCCCGAGCCAGGACCGCGCGATCTCGATCCAGGGGCTGACGCCGGGCGTTGCCTTCCAGCTCGCCGAATGCTGCCACCCGGTGCCGGGGGATCGCATTGTCGGCCTGCGCCGCCAGGGCCAGCATATCGAGGTGCACACCATCGACTGCCTCAATCTGGTCAGCGGCGTCGATGCCGACTGGATCGACCTGTCATGGGGCGGGGATTCGGACGGTGCGACGGCGCGCATCCGGGCGATCCTGTACAATCGCCCCGGCACGCTGGCCGACATGGCGGGCATTTTCAGCCATCACAAGGCGAACATCGTCAACCTGAAGCTGACCAACCGCGACCAGCCCTTCCACACCTATGAATCCGATCTTGAAGTGCATGATGTCGGGCATCTGATGCAGATCATCATGGCGCTACGCGCATCGGAATCGGTGGCGCGGGCCGAGCGTATCTGA